CGTCGTCGACAAGGAGCTCGACGACCTGAACGTCGTCTTCTCCGGGGCCGGCGCGTCGGCCATCGCGACCGCGCGGTTCTACACCTCGCTGGGCGTGCAGCGCGAGAACATCGTGATGTGTGACTCCTCGGGCGTCATCGGGACCGATCGCGGGGGGCTCAACGAGTTCAAAGCCGAGTTCGCCTCCGAGACGGAAGACGAGACGCTGGCGGACGCGCTCGCGGGCGCGGACGTCTTCGTCGGCCTCTCGGTCGGCGGGATCGTCTCCCAGGAGATGGTCGCCTCGATGGCCGACAACCCGATCGTCTTCGCGATGGCCAACCCCGATCCGGAGATCGATTACGAGGAGGCGAAGGCCGCCCGCGACGACACCGTCATCATGGCGACGGGACGCTCTGACTACCCGAACCAGGTGAACAACGTCCTCGGGTTCCCGTTCATCTTCCGCGGCGCGCTCGACGTGCGCGCGACGGAGATCAACGAGGAGATGAAACGCGCCGCCGCGGAGGCGCTGGCGGATCTCGCGCGCCAGGACGTCCCCGACGCGGTCGTGAAGGCCTACGGCGACCAACCGCTGCAGTTCGGCCCCGACTACGTCATCCCGAAGCCGCTCGACCCGCGGGTCCTCTTCGAGGTCGCGCCCGCGGTCGCGGAGGCGGCGATGAACTCCGGCTGTGCCCGGACCGAGGTCGACCTCGACGACTACGAGGAGCGACTGGAGGCGCGGCTCGGCAAGTCCCGGGAGATGATGCGCGTCGTCCTCAACAAGGCGAAGTCCGACCCCAAGCGGGTCGCGCTCGCGGAGGGCGGCGACGAGAAGATGATCCGAGCGGCCTATCAGATGCAGGAGCAGGGGATCGCCCAGCCGGTCCTCGTCGGCGACGCCGACGAGATCGCCGCCACCGCCGCAGACCTCGGGTTGGAGTTCGCCCCCGAGGTCGCCGACCCCTGGGCCGGCGACTGGGACCACTACGCCGACCGCCTCTACGAGCTGCAACAGCGCAAGGGCGTCACGAAGCGCGAGGCGCACGAACTGGTTCGCGGCGACAGCAACTACCTCGCGAGCGTGATGGTCGAGCAGGGCGACGCCGACGCGATGCTGACGGGGCTGACCCACCACTACCCCTCGGCGCTGCGGCCGCCGCTGTCGATCATCGGCACCGCGCCTGACGCCGACTACGCGGCCGGCGTCTATATGTTGACGTTCAAGAACCGGGTCATCTTCGCCGCCGACACGACGGTCAATCTCGACCCCGACGCGGACGTGCTCGCGGAGATAACTAAACACACCGCGGACCTCGCCCGACGGTTCAACGTCGAGCCGCGCGCGGCGATGCTGTCGTACTCGAACTTCGGGAGCGTCGACAACGCGGGCACGCGGAAGATCCGCGACGCCGTCTCCGAACTCCACGGCGACGCGGAGGTCGACTTCCCGGTCGACGGCGAGATGCAGGCCGACACCGCCGTCGTCGAGGACATCCTCGAAGGCACCTACGAGTTCTCGCAACTCGACGAGCCCGCGAACGTGCTCGTCTTCCCGAACCTCGAAGCGGGGAACATCGGCTACAAACTGCTGCAGCGCCTCGGCGGCGCGGAGGCCATCGGCCCGATGCTCGTCGGGATGGACAAGCCCGTCCACGTCCTCCAGCGCGGCGACGAGGTGAAGGACATCGTCAACCTCGCCGGCGTCGCCGTCGTCGACGCGCAGGAGTAACGACGCCCCCAACCCCTGCAGAACAGTCGCGAAGGGTGGAGCGGGAGCACGGTGAGAGGGAGGAGTGACCCCAGTCCGTTGTCACGCCGTGGGAATTTCAGTTAGAATATATACACGATATGTGCGAACTCCTCGGTGATGTCACGCACGGAAGACCTCGCCGACCTCAAGGGAGCGTTGGGCGACCTGATCGAGGAAGCACCGGAACTCGAATCGTTCGTCGGGTTCGTGGAGTCCGCAGAGGCGACTGAGACCATCGACAACAAGACGAAAGAACTGATGTCGCTGGCGATTTCGGTGGTAGTCAGGTGCGATCACTGCATCCTCTGGCACACCGACGCGGCGCTGGACGCCGGTGCGACGCACGAGGAGATCGTCGACGCGTTGAAAATCGCCGTCGTGATGGGCGGTGGCCCGGCGATGACCTATGCCGTCGAGGCCTACCGAACGCTCGAAGCGCTCGAAGCGGAACGGGCCGAATAGCCTCGAAGCCGATCGACAGCATATCGACAACGAATTTTCGGGACGCGTAGTAAGGCTCGGTGTCCCGCACGGTTTCCGGGGTCCGACCGGCGTACCGCCGTACCGGTGTCGCGTCCGCGTTTTCGCGACTCCCGCGTCGCCGGCCGCCCGCGAGCACTCAGTCGCTGGCCCGTCCCTCGAACCGCGACGGCGGCGGATACTGCGGGTCGCGCTCCTCGGCGCCCGTTCCCGGCGCCTCCGAGTCCGTCGCTGCCCCGTTCGCCCGCCCCGTTCCGGCGTCGATCGGATCGGGCAGGACGCAGTGGTCGGCGCGACGGTTCACGTGCGCGTAGTCGCCCGGGGCGTTCGCGAGCGGGTGCGCGGGGTTCTCGCGGCCGTCGATGCGGGCCGCGCGGAGTTCCTCGAAGCCGGCGATGCGGGCGCGGATGCCGCGCCAGTGCGATTCGCTGCCCGAGGGGACCCGCTGGCGGCCGTTCGGTCGCCACTCGGTGTCGCCGCCCGACGCGGCGAGCACCTCGCCGTTCACCGCGGCCGCGAGGTGGTCGTGGTCGACGAGGACGCCGACGCGCGCGTTCGCCGGCGTTCTGGCCGCGAGGACGTCGAGACCGAGGTGCAGCGCGCGATACTCCGCGACGTTGTTGTTCGGGGCGGCGTCGGGCACGGAGATGCGCGCGACGCGGGTGCCGTCCCGCGTTTCGATCACCGCGCCCAGTCCGCCGCCGTCGCGGCGATACGACCCGTCGGTCGCGACGTAGAAGTGTCGGTGGTGGGTGCGCGGCGGGTGCGCGATGTGCGGCGTCGGCGAGTCGTCGAACAGGTCACGGAGCGTCGGACGGCCGTGAGCGGCCATACCCCCGCTAGTTCGCGCGCGTTCTTAAAGATAACTCAGCCGACACCCCCGAAATACCGCCGCGTCCCCCATTCGGGCGGAATAATTAGACCGCCGGGCGACGAACCGACGCGTATGGCCCGAATCCAGTCGCTGACGGCGCGGGAGTTGATGACGACTGACGTCGAGACCGTCTCGCCCGACGACGACGTGAGCGAGGTGCTCGGCCGGCTCGCCCGCGCGGACTTCAACGGCTTCCCCGTGGTCGACGAGGACGACGCGGTCGTCGGCATCGTCACCCAGCACGACCTCGTCGGTCTGTTCCAGACGAAGGATCGGACGCTGTGGATCCCCGTCGGCTTCCCGCCGTTCCTGGAGACGCTCACGTACGCGGTCGACATCTCCTGGGACGACCTGGACCTCGGGATCGACCTCCTGCGGAACACGAACCGGCCGATCCGGGAGGTGATGACCGAGGACGTCGTGACCGTCGCACCCGAGGCGTCGCTGGACGAGATTCTCGACCTCCTCGCCGACGAGGAGCGCGACATCAACCGGCTGCCGGTCGTCGAGGACGGTGGACTCGTCGGCATCGTCGCCCGACAGGACGTCATCCGCGCGATCCGGGACGAGCGTCGGGAGGGCGGAGCGAGCTAGCGGATTCGGACTCGGATGACCATCACACAGGACCGATTCGTCCGGCCGCTCGGTGGTCGTGCCGTTCGCGGGTGAGGTGTCGTCCTGGAAGAGAGCGGGGGAGTCGGCCTCCGAAGAGGCAACAGTCGGCCTCAAAAAAGGTCGTGGCGTGCGCGCCGCGGACGGACAACCGTGTCGGCGAACGAAACGTTGAGGACACACGGGGCCACAGGTTCGCTGTGACCCGGTATCGAAACCTGCTCCTGTTCCTCCTCCTCGCCGCCGCGTGGGGCTCGGCCTTTATGGCGATCAAGGCCGGCCTGGCGTACATTCCGCCGGTGCTCTTCGCGGCGTTCCGCTACGACGTCGCCGGCGTGCTGATGCTCGCGTACGCGTTCTACGCCACAGACGACCCGATCCCGCGGACGCGCGGGCAGTGGACGCTAGTCGCCATCGGGGCGACGCTCCTCATCGCCGGCTACCACACGCTCCTCTTCATCGGCGAGACCGACCCGGCCGTCACCTCGGCAGCCGCGGCGGTCATCGTGAGCCTCAGTCCGGTGCTGACGACCGGCTTCGCGCGGCTGTTCCTCCCCACGGAGCGCCTCACGGCCGTCGGAATCGCGGGCTTGCTACTCGGGCTGGTCGGCGTGGTGATCCTCTCGAACCCCGATCCGGACAACCTCCTGACCGGTGGGGCGGTCGCGAAGCTTCTGATCTTCGGGGCCGCCGCGGCGTTCGCGCTCGGGTCGGTGTTGACCCGGCGGGTCGACGCCGAACTCCCGATCGAGACGATGGAAGCGTGGTCGATGGTCGGCGGCGCGCTGATTATGCACGTCGTGAGTTTCGGGCTGGGCGAGTCGCTCGCGGACGTCGTCTGGACCGTCGAGTCGCTGGCGGCGCTCGCGTACCTCTCGGTCGTCGCGAGCGCCCTCGGCTTCCTCATCTACTTCGACCTCTTAGAACGACTCGGGGCCATCGAGATCAACCTCGTCTCCTACGTCGCGCCGGTCTCCGCCGCGCTGGCGGGGTGGGCCGTCCTCGACGAGGTGCCGACCGTCCACACGGTGGTCGGTTTTATGGTGATTTTCGTCGGCTTCCTGCTCCTGAAGCGACGCGCAATCCGCGCGGAGGTGCCGCGGATCAGGAAGTTGGTGTCGCGCCCGTAGCGGCGACGAGAAACGGCCGGTGAAGCGACCCAGCGGCCGCTCGGGAGCGGCGGTCGCTGCGACGAACGGCGGTCGGGGCGGCGAAGCGGCGATTATAATTCGACGTCTTCGGTCGGGAAGGCGCCCTCGTCGACCTCCGGGTCGTACTCCTCGATCGCCGTGAGGACCATCTCCAGGGTCGCCTCCGGACTCCAGCGCGCGGTGTTGATCGAGAGGTCGTAGAAGGACTGATCGGAGACGTCGATGTCGTAGTACGACTTGTACCGCCCGGCTTCGCTGACCTCGCGGACGCGCATCTCCGCTTCCATCTCGTCGCGGTCACGCGTGCGGTCGACGCGGACCTCGTCCGGGGCGTCGAGCCAGATCCGGAGGTCGGCGCGGTTGCCGGCGAGCCAGCCGGCGAGCCGCGATTCGAGGACGAACGGCTTGTTCGCCGCGCCCCACTTCTCCGCGATCGTCCGGAGGCGGCGGTCGAGCGCGCGGTCGATCTCGTCGGTCTCGTCGGTCTTCGCGATGAGTTGGGAGAGCGACATCTCCCGCTCCTCGGCGAGGTCGCGGAAGATGTCCCCGCCGGAGACGTACCCGCAGTCGAGGGCGGCCGAGAGCCCATCACAGAGCGTCGTCGCGCCGCAGCCTGGCGGTCCCGAGACGGTGATGAAGAGGTTGCTGTCGACCGACCGCGCCGTCGGGACGTCGTCGTCTGTCATAGACGTTGAGGACTTACCACCGAAATACAAAAAGCCGCTGGACTGAGCGTCGCTTCGCCGGATGAGAGCAGTTCACGGACTATCGCATCGGGTGATCGCGGACCGCTTCAGGTGGGCGTGGGCAGCGGCCGGCGTACGCGTTCGAGGCGGCGAAGAACCGTCAAACGTTACGGCGCGGCGCGCGTGGACCCGGTATGACCGACGCCGAGTCCGGGTCGACAGACGAGGACTACGTTTCGGAACTCAGGACGAACCGCGAGGAGAAGGACGACTTTTTCGGCTCACACCCGCAGTCGCCGGTTCCGCCGGAGCACCGCGAGGAGTTCGACGGCCTGGAGTACTTCGCGCCCGCGCCCGAGTACCGCGTCGACGCCACCGTCGAAACGCACGCCGACCCGGAGCCGGTGCCGATGGAGACGACCGCCGGCAACGAGGTTCGGTACGTGCGCGTCGTCACCTTCGAATTCGACCTCGCCGACGAGACCCATCGGGTGCACGGCTACAAGCAGCGTCCGGACGACGACGAGGAGCCGGTCTTCGTCCCGTTCCGCGACAAGACCACCGGGCAGGAGACCTACCGCGGCGGCCGCTACCTCGAACTCCATCCGGCGGGCGAACTCGAAGACGGCGAGACGGTCCTCCTCGATTTCAACCTCGCGTACACGCCCTTTTGCGCGTTCAGCGAGACGTTCGAGTGTCCGCTGCCGCCCGAAGAGAACTGGCTGGAGACGGCCGTCCGCGCCGGCGAGAAAGAGTGGCAGCCGTAAGTCCGGACCCGATGTGAAATCCGTCGGAAGCGCGTCCTGCTACCGAAAATACATAACGTCGCTCGAAGTACTCCCGGTAGATCGTCGATGGCTAACAACCCTCCCGCCGACCGAGACGCCCCGGTCTCCGAAATCGAGTTCGCTCTCCGGGGCTCGAAGTACCCGTTCGTCGCCCTTTCGGACGCCGAGAACTGCGCGGTCGAACTCGTCGGGATGCTCCCCCGCGAGGGCGACCGGTACGCGGAGTTTTTCAACGTGAACGGGGCGGACCCCCAGCGCGTCCTCGCGCTCGTCGATGAGTACGAGACCGTCGAAGCCTCGCTGCTCAGCGCCTACGACGACATCGCTCTCTTCGAGTTTCTCGTCTCCGACGGCTGTCCAGCGCAGTATCTCGGGACGCTCGGCGGGCTCCCGCGGACGGCCAGAGCGACGGACGGCGAGGGTCGGATCGTTGCGGAGGTCCCGGCGCAGTACGACACCGGATCGATCGTCGACGACTTCCTCGACGCGTATCCGGACGCCGACTTGACGGGGAAGCGCGAGAAGGCGGGAATCGATCCGATGTTCAGCGGAGGAACGTACCGGCAACTGCTGTCGACGCAGTTGACCGACAAGCAGCGGGAGGTCGTCGAGACCGCTTTCGAGGCGGGGTATTACGAGTGGCCGCGGGAGGCGACCGGCGAGGAGGTCGCCGAGGAGCTCGGGATCGCGTCCGCGACGTTCTCCGAACAGATCCACGCCGCCGAGCGCAAACTCCTCGCGGCGCTGCTCGAGGACACGGAGTGAGCGGCCCTCACCGAGGGGCAGACGTCGGCCGCGACGCAACCGTCCGACCGTCGGCGTAGACGGCCACCTGGCAGCCCTCGAACTGAAAGTCGATACGGAGTTCGTCGGGGGCCTGGACCCGTTCGGAGCCGCCGTCGATCAGATCGTCGAGGGCGTCGGTGTCGATCACCTCGTACAGGGGACGGAGCTCCGTCGGGTCCCGCTGGGTCGCTTCGGCGACCGCTTGGACGACGCTGTGGGCGGGCGATTCCCCATCCGAA
This portion of the Halobellus litoreus genome encodes:
- the cmk gene encoding (d)CMP kinase, whose translation is MTDDDVPTARSVDSNLFITVSGPPGCGATTLCDGLSAALDCGYVSGGDIFRDLAEEREMSLSQLIAKTDETDEIDRALDRRLRTIAEKWGAANKPFVLESRLAGWLAGNRADLRIWLDAPDEVRVDRTRDRDEMEAEMRVREVSEAGRYKSYYDIDVSDQSFYDLSINTARWSPEATLEMVLTAIEEYDPEVDEGAFPTEDVEL
- a CDS encoding ribonuclease H: MAAHGRPTLRDLFDDSPTPHIAHPPRTHHRHFYVATDGSYRRDGGGLGAVIETRDGTRVARISVPDAAPNNNVAEYRALHLGLDVLAARTPANARVGVLVDHDHLAAAVNGEVLAASGGDTEWRPNGRQRVPSGSESHWRGIRARIAGFEELRAARIDGRENPAHPLANAPGDYAHVNRRADHCVLPDPIDAGTGRANGAATDSEAPGTGAEERDPQYPPPSRFEGRASD
- a CDS encoding NADP-dependent malic enzyme, with product MGLDDDAREYHREEPPGKIEISTTKPTNTQRDLSLAYSPGVAAPCRDIDADPTRAYEYTAKGNLVGVVSNGSAVLGLGDIGAQASKPVMEGKGVLFKRFADIDVFDIELDLADPDDIVDTVRAMEPTFGGINLEDIKAPECFEVESRLREQVDIPVFHDDQHGTAIISGAALLNAADVVDKELDDLNVVFSGAGASAIATARFYTSLGVQRENIVMCDSSGVIGTDRGGLNEFKAEFASETEDETLADALAGADVFVGLSVGGIVSQEMVASMADNPIVFAMANPDPEIDYEEAKAARDDTVIMATGRSDYPNQVNNVLGFPFIFRGALDVRATEINEEMKRAAAEALADLARQDVPDAVVKAYGDQPLQFGPDYVIPKPLDPRVLFEVAPAVAEAAMNSGCARTEVDLDDYEERLEARLGKSREMMRVVLNKAKSDPKRVALAEGGDEKMIRAAYQMQEQGIAQPVLVGDADEIAATAADLGLEFAPEVADPWAGDWDHYADRLYELQQRKGVTKREAHELVRGDSNYLASVMVEQGDADAMLTGLTHHYPSALRPPLSIIGTAPDADYAAGVYMLTFKNRVIFAADTTVNLDPDADVLAEITKHTADLARRFNVEPRAAMLSYSNFGSVDNAGTRKIRDAVSELHGDAEVDFPVDGEMQADTAVVEDILEGTYEFSQLDEPANVLVFPNLEAGNIGYKLLQRLGGAEAIGPMLVGMDKPVHVLQRGDEVKDIVNLAGVAVVDAQE
- a CDS encoding DUF1684 domain-containing protein — encoded protein: MTDAESGSTDEDYVSELRTNREEKDDFFGSHPQSPVPPEHREEFDGLEYFAPAPEYRVDATVETHADPEPVPMETTAGNEVRYVRVVTFEFDLADETHRVHGYKQRPDDDEEPVFVPFRDKTTGQETYRGGRYLELHPAGELEDGETVLLDFNLAYTPFCAFSETFECPLPPEENWLETAVRAGEKEWQP
- a CDS encoding HalOD1 output domain-containing protein translates to MINHSDPRPPDDADADAGVDSEGADADSVVYRRSDGESPAHSVVQAVAEATQRDPTELRPLYEVIDTDALDDLIDGGSERVQAPDELRIDFQFEGCQVAVYADGRTVASRPTSAPR
- a CDS encoding DMT family transporter, which gives rise to MTRYRNLLLFLLLAAAWGSAFMAIKAGLAYIPPVLFAAFRYDVAGVLMLAYAFYATDDPIPRTRGQWTLVAIGATLLIAGYHTLLFIGETDPAVTSAAAAVIVSLSPVLTTGFARLFLPTERLTAVGIAGLLLGLVGVVILSNPDPDNLLTGGAVAKLLIFGAAAAFALGSVLTRRVDAELPIETMEAWSMVGGALIMHVVSFGLGESLADVVWTVESLAALAYLSVVASALGFLIYFDLLERLGAIEINLVSYVAPVSAALAGWAVLDEVPTVHTVVGFMVIFVGFLLLKRRAIRAEVPRIRKLVSRP
- a CDS encoding bacterio-opsin activator domain-containing protein codes for the protein MANNPPADRDAPVSEIEFALRGSKYPFVALSDAENCAVELVGMLPREGDRYAEFFNVNGADPQRVLALVDEYETVEASLLSAYDDIALFEFLVSDGCPAQYLGTLGGLPRTARATDGEGRIVAEVPAQYDTGSIVDDFLDAYPDADLTGKREKAGIDPMFSGGTYRQLLSTQLTDKQREVVETAFEAGYYEWPREATGEEVAEELGIASATFSEQIHAAERKLLAALLEDTE
- a CDS encoding carboxymuconolactone decarboxylase family protein, whose translation is MSRTEDLADLKGALGDLIEEAPELESFVGFVESAEATETIDNKTKELMSLAISVVVRCDHCILWHTDAALDAGATHEEIVDALKIAVVMGGGPAMTYAVEAYRTLEALEAERAE
- a CDS encoding CBS domain-containing protein — encoded protein: MARIQSLTARELMTTDVETVSPDDDVSEVLGRLARADFNGFPVVDEDDAVVGIVTQHDLVGLFQTKDRTLWIPVGFPPFLETLTYAVDISWDDLDLGIDLLRNTNRPIREVMTEDVVTVAPEASLDEILDLLADEERDINRLPVVEDGGLVGIVARQDVIRAIRDERREGGAS